One window of the Pseudarthrobacter sp. ATCC 49987 genome contains the following:
- a CDS encoding GNAT family N-acetyltransferase, with translation MTLAELNLPGGPFTLRIAEASDVGPVLGLLADDQLRAGVDSAAIEDRDPYDRAFQTIDADPAQLLVAVVTTAHEVVATMQLTFIPGLARGGATRLQIEAVRVRSDLRGNGLGGAMIAWAINEGRRRGAQLIQLTSDGSRAAAHRFYERLGFEASHVGFKLLL, from the coding sequence ATGACTCTCGCTGAACTTAATCTCCCGGGCGGTCCTTTCACTCTACGCATAGCCGAAGCGTCCGACGTCGGACCGGTCCTTGGACTTCTGGCGGACGACCAACTCCGGGCCGGCGTCGACTCGGCAGCGATCGAGGACCGGGACCCCTACGATCGTGCCTTTCAGACCATCGACGCCGACCCTGCCCAGTTGCTGGTCGCTGTCGTCACGACGGCACATGAGGTTGTGGCGACCATGCAGCTGACATTCATCCCCGGGCTCGCCCGGGGCGGTGCGACAAGACTGCAGATTGAAGCGGTGCGCGTTCGGTCGGATCTGCGGGGCAACGGCCTCGGAGGCGCCATGATCGCGTGGGCGATCAACGAAGGTCGCCGGCGGGGTGCGCAGCTGATACAGCTCACGTCCGACGGGTCCAGGGCCGCCGCGCACCGGTTCTATGAACGTCTCGGTTTCGAAGCATCGCATGTGGGCTTCAAGCTCTTGCTTTGA
- a CDS encoding SCO1664 family protein — MPSRELTLLTEGSIELLGLIPRSSNQTFLAQVTCGEDEGCAVYKPEAGERPLSDFEPGLYKRERAAHLLSEALGWGFVPPTVIREDAPLGVGSLQWFIDCDFQQHYFTLFEDAPETHAELARIALFDYIANNTDRKSGHVLRGDDGRIWGIDHGLCFSAAFKLRTVIWDFAGDPIPDALLEDIAPLAEAAPPDVAELLDDDEVASLQHRVQRLLHAGVLPGDRTGMRYPWPLV; from the coding sequence GTGCCCAGCCGGGAGCTGACCCTGCTGACCGAGGGCAGCATCGAGCTGCTGGGCCTCATCCCGCGCAGCAGCAATCAGACATTCCTCGCCCAAGTCACCTGCGGCGAGGACGAGGGGTGCGCGGTCTACAAGCCGGAGGCTGGCGAGCGTCCGCTGTCCGACTTCGAGCCCGGCCTCTACAAGCGCGAACGCGCCGCCCACCTCCTGAGCGAAGCGCTGGGCTGGGGTTTCGTCCCGCCCACGGTGATCCGGGAGGACGCTCCCCTGGGCGTCGGGTCGCTGCAGTGGTTCATCGACTGCGACTTCCAGCAGCACTACTTCACCCTGTTCGAGGACGCCCCCGAGACCCACGCCGAGCTGGCCCGGATCGCGCTGTTCGATTACATCGCCAACAACACGGACCGCAAGAGCGGCCACGTGCTACGCGGCGACGACGGCCGTATCTGGGGCATCGACCACGGCCTGTGCTTCTCGGCCGCTTTCAAGCTGCGCACGGTGATCTGGGACTTCGCCGGTGACCCCATCCCCGATGCCCTGCTGGAGGACATCGCGCCGCTTGCAGAGGCCGCGCCTCCCGACGTTGCCGAACTCCTCGACGACGACGAGGTCGCCTCTCTGCAGCACCGCGTCCAGCGCCTGCTGCACGCAGGCGTTCTCCCTGGTGACCGCACCGGTATGCGTTACCCGTGGCCGCTGGTGTAA
- a CDS encoding MSMEG_4193 family putative phosphomutase: protein MTAATPEPSAEPPRQGTLLLLVRHGQTPTTGMVLPGRAPGLHLSDRGRAQAERVSERLSGLPVDALYSSPLERACETAEPTAARTGLSVKHDDGLLECDFGEWTGVAIADLAALPEWQTVQHSPSAFRFPDGESFPEMQGRIVGALEALCAAHAGGVVVCFSHADPIKAAVAHALGTPLDLFQRIVISPGSVSAISFVAGQDPAVHMVNSTSEPLSGLRAS, encoded by the coding sequence ATGACCGCAGCAACGCCTGAACCTTCGGCAGAGCCCCCACGGCAGGGAACGCTCCTGCTGCTGGTGCGCCACGGCCAGACGCCGACGACGGGCATGGTGCTGCCGGGCAGGGCGCCCGGACTGCACCTTTCCGACCGGGGCCGCGCCCAGGCGGAACGGGTTTCTGAACGGCTCTCCGGTCTGCCGGTCGATGCCCTCTATTCCTCCCCACTAGAGCGCGCGTGCGAAACTGCGGAGCCGACGGCGGCCCGCACCGGACTGTCGGTGAAGCACGACGACGGGCTGCTGGAGTGCGATTTCGGCGAGTGGACCGGCGTAGCGATCGCCGACCTGGCGGCCCTGCCCGAGTGGCAGACCGTGCAGCACAGCCCGTCCGCCTTCCGCTTCCCGGACGGCGAGAGCTTTCCGGAAATGCAGGGCCGGATCGTCGGAGCACTTGAGGCGCTGTGCGCGGCCCACGCCGGCGGGGTGGTGGTGTGCTTCTCCCACGCCGATCCGATCAAGGCCGCCGTCGCCCATGCCCTGGGCACGCCCTTGGACCTGTTCCAGCGCATCGTCATCAGCCCGGGCTCGGTGTCTGCCATCTCGTTTGTGGCGGGCCAGGACCCCGCTGTGCACATGGTGAATTCGACGTCGGAACCGCTGAGTGGGCTGAGGGCATCATGA
- a CDS encoding SDR family NAD(P)-dependent oxidoreductase has translation MGRIFITGSTDGLGRATAESLLDSGHHVVVHARNADRLAAVRDLLDRGATGVVGDLSDLEQTRDVADQVNHDGPLDAVVHNAGVFNGPHILQVNVIAPYVLTALIRRPRRLIYLSSGMHRGGHAALSGIDWGGQGPGVSYSDSKLYVTALAAFVARLWPEVLSNAVDPGWVPTRMGGPGAPDDLRLGHLTQEWLATSEDPEALTSGGYWHHQHRRKAHPAVYDQQLQSELVDSLARATGVRLT, from the coding sequence ATGGGCCGCATCTTCATCACGGGATCAACTGACGGACTCGGACGGGCCACCGCAGAATCCCTCCTCGACAGCGGTCATCACGTCGTTGTGCACGCACGCAATGCGGACCGCCTCGCGGCCGTTCGGGACCTCCTGGACCGCGGCGCCACGGGCGTGGTCGGGGACCTGTCCGATCTCGAGCAAACGCGTGACGTTGCCGACCAGGTCAATCACGACGGCCCCCTGGACGCGGTGGTCCACAACGCGGGCGTGTTCAACGGACCGCATATCCTGCAGGTCAACGTCATCGCCCCCTACGTCCTCACTGCCCTCATCCGCCGCCCGCGCCGGCTGATCTATCTCAGCAGCGGCATGCACCGCGGCGGCCACGCCGCCCTCTCCGGCATCGATTGGGGCGGACAGGGACCGGGCGTGTCCTACTCGGACAGCAAGCTTTACGTCACCGCCCTTGCCGCATTCGTCGCCCGGCTATGGCCGGAAGTTCTCAGCAACGCCGTCGACCCGGGCTGGGTGCCCACCAGGATGGGTGGCCCCGGTGCCCCGGACGACCTGCGGCTGGGGCACCTCACCCAGGAGTGGCTCGCCACAAGCGAGGACCCGGAGGCGCTGACGAGCGGGGGCTATTGGCACCATCAACACCGGCGGAAAGCACACCCCGCCGTCTACGACCAGCAGCTGCAAAGCGAGCTTGTCGACTCTCTGGCCCGGGCCACGGGCGTGCGCCTGACTTAA
- a CDS encoding sigma 54-interacting transcriptional regulator, giving the protein MSDRPEIFTVGELRASGRLHKDLRREIRDNLLAALAAGRDPWPGMYGFSRTVLPQLERALLAGHDVVLLGERGQGKTRLLRTLAGLLDEWSPVIEDSELNEHPYEPLTEHSRARALTEGDRLRVAWRHRSERYVEKLATPDTSVADLIGDVDPMRVAEGRRLGDPETIHYGLVPRSNRGIIAINELPDLAERIQVSMLNVMEERDIQIRGYVLRLPLDVLVVASANPEDYTNRGRIITPLRDRFGAEIRTHYPIELDDEVAVIRQEGHLVAGVPPVILEILARYTRALRQSPAINQTSGVSARFAIAGAETVAAAALRRASVRGEEEAVARIIDLDAAVEVLAGKIEFESGEEGREQDILDHLLRMATAEAVRAHFHGLDMGDLVAALDGHTTVTTGELVTAREFLDNLPSLNGSSLYDDIGARLGAENDGQRAAAVELALEGLYLARRISKDSDDEATVYG; this is encoded by the coding sequence GTGAGTGATCGCCCCGAAATCTTCACTGTTGGTGAACTGCGTGCCTCCGGCCGCCTTCACAAGGACCTGCGCCGCGAAATCCGCGACAACCTGCTCGCCGCGCTCGCCGCCGGCCGCGACCCCTGGCCCGGGATGTACGGCTTCAGCCGCACCGTCCTGCCCCAGCTCGAACGCGCCCTGCTCGCCGGGCACGACGTCGTCCTGCTCGGCGAACGCGGGCAGGGCAAGACCCGGCTGCTGCGCACCCTGGCCGGGCTGCTGGACGAGTGGTCGCCGGTGATCGAGGACTCGGAACTGAACGAACACCCCTACGAACCCCTCACCGAGCACTCCCGCGCCCGCGCCCTCACCGAGGGGGACCGGCTGCGGGTGGCGTGGCGGCACCGCTCCGAACGCTATGTCGAGAAGCTCGCGACGCCGGACACCTCCGTCGCGGACCTGATCGGCGACGTCGACCCGATGCGGGTGGCCGAGGGCCGCCGCCTGGGAGATCCGGAAACCATCCACTACGGCCTGGTCCCGCGCTCCAACCGCGGCATCATCGCCATCAACGAACTCCCCGACCTCGCCGAGCGGATCCAGGTTTCCATGCTCAACGTGATGGAGGAACGCGACATACAGATCCGCGGCTACGTGCTGCGGCTGCCGCTGGACGTCCTGGTGGTCGCGTCCGCCAACCCGGAGGACTACACGAACCGGGGCCGGATCATCACGCCGCTGCGGGACCGCTTCGGCGCCGAGATCCGCACCCACTACCCGATCGAGCTCGACGACGAGGTGGCCGTCATCCGGCAGGAGGGGCACCTGGTGGCCGGCGTCCCGCCCGTCATCCTCGAGATCCTGGCCCGCTACACCCGGGCACTGCGGCAGTCGCCGGCGATCAACCAGACCTCCGGGGTGTCCGCGCGGTTCGCCATCGCGGGCGCCGAAACCGTCGCCGCGGCGGCCCTGCGCCGCGCCAGCGTGCGCGGCGAGGAGGAGGCCGTCGCCCGGATCATCGACCTGGACGCCGCCGTGGAAGTCCTCGCCGGGAAGATCGAGTTCGAATCCGGCGAGGAAGGCCGGGAACAGGACATCCTGGACCACCTCCTGCGCATGGCCACCGCCGAGGCCGTGCGGGCGCACTTCCACGGACTCGACATGGGCGACCTCGTCGCCGCCCTGGACGGCCACACCACGGTGACCACCGGGGAGCTGGTCACCGCGCGGGAGTTCCTGGACAACCTCCCGTCGCTCAACGGATCAAGCCTCTACGACGACATCGGTGCGCGCCTGGGCGCGGAAAACGACGGACAGCGCGCAGCCGCCGTCGAACTGGCGCTGGAAGGCCTCTACCTCGCCCGGCGGATCTCCAAGGATTCCGACGACGAGGCGACGGTTTACGGTTAG
- a CDS encoding SLC13 family permease has protein sequence MTKTAHRTTAPVGETPDEGPKRLTRRRILLMTVASFAILGLVALLLGGDIFNPAATTRPEPTLTPTQIIPLVILVVMFIVATKWPLNIGVMGLVASFGVGYFMLGMTDKEILKDFPASIVLTIIGVTYFFSMAQRNGTIDIIVQTCARLVRGKTMLLPWVFFLLAAALTALGTFSPAAVALLAPAAIGFAYESRIHPVLMGAFIINGAHAGGFSPLSVAGVLVHDIALESGFPISQGALFAASFALNLILSVLTIVLFALLGKLRDGEGGQHADLDTARTIRPRGQQILTLVLIAVMLVCTLGFHLPIGFVALSAGLLLALVNIKEHQTFIGGVSWSTVLLVAGMITYVSLLQHVGVIDTLAEQALALGAPLLVALVLCYVIGIGSAFASSTALLTAFIPLAGPLLATSSLSASGTVAALAIAATVVDVSPFSTDGALVVANARANDRQRVYRQLMAYAGGVVLVAPALAWVLLVPTGII, from the coding sequence ATGACTAAAACTGCGCACCGCACCACTGCCCCAGTGGGCGAAACACCGGACGAAGGCCCCAAGCGTCTTACCCGTCGCCGTATCCTACTGATGACGGTGGCCAGTTTTGCGATCCTAGGACTGGTCGCGCTTCTGCTGGGGGGTGACATCTTCAACCCGGCGGCCACCACGAGACCGGAGCCGACCTTGACCCCTACCCAGATCATCCCGCTCGTCATCCTCGTCGTAATGTTCATCGTCGCCACGAAATGGCCGCTGAACATCGGTGTAATGGGGCTGGTCGCATCCTTCGGCGTCGGCTACTTCATGCTCGGCATGACCGACAAGGAAATCCTTAAGGACTTCCCGGCCAGCATCGTTCTAACGATCATCGGAGTCACCTACTTCTTCAGCATGGCCCAGAGGAATGGGACCATCGACATCATCGTGCAGACCTGCGCGCGCCTCGTAAGGGGCAAAACGATGCTGCTGCCCTGGGTGTTCTTCCTGCTCGCTGCCGCGCTCACCGCACTGGGCACCTTCTCCCCTGCCGCCGTCGCACTGCTGGCACCGGCGGCCATTGGATTCGCCTACGAGTCCCGCATCCACCCCGTACTGATGGGCGCGTTCATCATCAACGGAGCCCACGCCGGCGGCTTTTCTCCGCTCTCCGTGGCCGGCGTGCTGGTGCACGACATCGCGCTGGAAAGCGGGTTTCCCATCTCTCAGGGCGCGCTCTTCGCTGCCAGCTTCGCCCTCAATCTCATCCTCTCCGTACTGACCATCGTTCTGTTCGCCCTCCTGGGGAAGCTGCGCGACGGCGAAGGCGGCCAGCATGCCGATCTCGACACCGCCCGGACCATCCGTCCTCGCGGCCAGCAGATCCTCACGCTGGTGCTGATCGCGGTGATGCTCGTGTGCACCCTAGGCTTCCACCTGCCGATCGGCTTTGTGGCCCTCTCGGCCGGACTCCTGCTGGCGCTGGTTAACATCAAAGAACACCAAACGTTCATCGGCGGCGTCTCCTGGTCCACGGTGCTGCTGGTGGCGGGAATGATCACCTACGTCTCCCTGCTTCAGCACGTCGGCGTCATCGACACCCTCGCCGAGCAGGCCCTAGCCCTGGGTGCCCCGCTGCTGGTCGCGCTTGTCCTCTGTTACGTGATTGGCATTGGCTCAGCCTTCGCCTCCTCCACGGCGTTGCTGACTGCGTTCATCCCTCTGGCGGGTCCGCTGCTGGCCACCAGCTCACTGAGCGCCTCCGGAACGGTCGCGGCGCTGGCCATCGCTGCCACCGTCGTGGACGTCTCCCCCTTCTCCACCGACGGCGCGCTAGTGGTTGCCAACGCCCGCGCGAACGACCGGCAGCGCGTCTACCGCCAGCTGATGGCCTACGCGGGCGGAGTGGTGCTTGTTGCCCCGGCGCTTGCCTGGGTTCTGCTGGTACCCACCGGCATCATTTAA
- a CDS encoding MOSC domain-containing protein — protein MTASYRYDVEILHLLVSPAHAYFGRAREGAADVPTTDAEQVKLVAGKGIVGDRFFGKAAHMDAAVTVFAVEALEAIAAELGTAPLDPLLTRRNVHIRGAHLAPLLGHEFSLESGGEPVRFKAGRPAHPCAWMDEMLGPGAHKAMRGRGGMRCQVLSDGVLHRGPAVLISPVPLDPDRAGDATLLRPSRLP, from the coding sequence ATGACGGCCAGCTACCGGTACGACGTGGAGATCCTGCACCTGCTGGTGTCGCCGGCGCACGCCTACTTCGGCCGCGCCCGCGAGGGCGCAGCCGACGTTCCCACCACAGATGCCGAGCAGGTGAAACTGGTGGCTGGCAAGGGAATCGTCGGCGACCGGTTTTTCGGCAAGGCCGCGCACATGGATGCCGCCGTCACAGTATTCGCCGTTGAGGCGCTCGAAGCCATCGCCGCCGAGCTGGGAACAGCGCCCTTGGACCCGCTGCTGACGCGCCGCAACGTACATATCCGCGGGGCCCACCTTGCACCACTGCTCGGTCACGAATTCTCTCTGGAGTCCGGCGGGGAGCCTGTGCGGTTCAAGGCCGGCCGGCCCGCCCATCCGTGCGCCTGGATGGATGAGATGCTCGGCCCGGGCGCCCACAAAGCCATGCGCGGGCGGGGCGGCATGCGGTGCCAGGTGCTTTCCGACGGCGTACTGCACCGCGGACCGGCAGTGCTGATCAGCCCCGTGCCGCTGGATCCTGATCGCGCGGGCGACGCGACCCTATTGCGTCCTTCGCGGTTGCCGTAG
- a CDS encoding vWA domain-containing protein: MTAHHWSRYSRYAGGPDPLAPPVDLAEALDAVAEDVMAGYSPRHALQEYLRRGGRNLEGLDDLAGRVQQRRKDLLGQHKLDGTLNGVQKLLETAVLEERKQLARDVRMDDTDRAFREMQLQNLPNSTAAAVNELAAYDWQSSTAREAYERIRDLLGREILDQRFAGMKQALEGATEEDRAAVAEMLQDLNELLDKHRRGEDTDADFQEFMAKHGQFFPENPQSVAELVDALAQRAAAAQRLLQSMSAEQREELMRLSAQAFGSPELMAQLGQLDANLQALRPGEDWSGSERFEGEEGLGLGDGTGVLQDLAELDELAEQLSQSYNGSRLDDLDLDALARQLGQDAAVSARTLAEIERAMHDGGFLQRGADGDLKLSPQAMRRLGRSLLRDTAKQLSGRQGRRDTRVAGAAGEQTGSSRPWEFGDAEPWDVTRTITNAIRRTIADGGDPRHGLRLAMDDIEVTETEARTQAAVALLVDVSFSMAAEGRWVSMKRTALAVHHLVSTRFRGDRLQLITFGRYAQSMDIGELTALPALREQGTNLHHGLLLAGRFFRQHPSMQPVLLVVTDGEPTAHLLADGESWFAYPPDPETIRVTVAELDRLGRAGTQATFFRLGDDPGLERFVQRMARRIDGRVVAPEAGDLGAAVVGEYLRAHFRGRPYDDADWAQ; this comes from the coding sequence ATGACCGCTCACCACTGGTCCCGGTACAGCCGCTACGCGGGCGGGCCGGATCCGCTCGCCCCGCCGGTGGATCTGGCGGAGGCGCTGGACGCCGTCGCCGAGGACGTGATGGCCGGCTACTCGCCCCGGCACGCCCTGCAGGAATACCTGCGCCGCGGCGGCCGGAACCTGGAAGGGCTGGACGATCTTGCCGGGCGGGTCCAGCAGCGGCGCAAGGACCTGCTGGGCCAGCACAAGCTGGACGGAACCCTCAACGGGGTCCAGAAACTGCTGGAGACCGCGGTGCTGGAGGAACGCAAACAGCTGGCCCGCGACGTCCGGATGGACGACACGGACCGCGCGTTCCGGGAGATGCAGCTGCAGAACCTGCCCAACTCCACGGCGGCGGCGGTCAACGAGCTCGCCGCCTACGACTGGCAGTCCAGCACCGCCCGGGAAGCCTACGAGCGGATCAGGGACCTCCTGGGCCGCGAGATCCTGGACCAGCGGTTCGCCGGGATGAAGCAGGCCCTCGAGGGCGCCACCGAGGAGGACCGCGCGGCCGTGGCCGAGATGCTGCAGGACCTCAACGAACTGCTCGACAAACACCGGCGCGGCGAGGACACGGACGCGGACTTCCAGGAGTTCATGGCCAAGCACGGGCAGTTCTTCCCGGAGAACCCGCAGTCCGTCGCGGAGCTGGTGGACGCGCTCGCCCAGCGCGCGGCCGCCGCCCAGCGGCTGCTGCAGTCCATGTCCGCCGAGCAGCGCGAGGAGCTGATGCGGCTCTCCGCCCAGGCGTTCGGCTCGCCCGAGCTTATGGCACAGCTGGGCCAACTCGATGCCAACCTGCAGGCACTGCGCCCCGGCGAGGACTGGTCCGGCTCGGAACGCTTCGAGGGTGAGGAGGGTCTTGGGCTGGGCGACGGCACCGGCGTGCTGCAGGACCTCGCCGAACTGGACGAGCTCGCCGAACAGCTCTCCCAGTCCTACAACGGCTCCCGCCTGGACGACCTGGACCTGGACGCCCTCGCCCGCCAGCTTGGACAGGACGCGGCCGTGTCGGCCCGCACGTTGGCGGAGATCGAGCGGGCCATGCACGACGGCGGTTTCCTGCAGCGCGGGGCCGACGGCGACCTGAAGCTCTCCCCGCAGGCCATGCGGCGGCTCGGCCGGTCGCTGCTGCGCGACACCGCCAAGCAACTCTCCGGCCGGCAGGGGCGCCGGGACACGCGCGTTGCCGGGGCGGCGGGGGAGCAGACCGGCTCCAGCCGGCCGTGGGAGTTCGGCGACGCCGAGCCCTGGGACGTCACCCGGACCATCACCAACGCGATCCGCCGCACCATCGCCGACGGCGGGGATCCGCGCCACGGACTGCGGCTGGCCATGGATGACATCGAGGTGACCGAGACGGAGGCGCGCACGCAGGCCGCCGTCGCCCTGCTGGTGGATGTGTCCTTTTCAATGGCCGCCGAGGGACGCTGGGTGTCCATGAAACGTACCGCACTCGCCGTGCACCACCTTGTTTCCACCCGGTTCCGCGGCGACCGGCTGCAGCTGATCACGTTCGGCCGCTACGCGCAGTCCATGGACATCGGCGAGCTCACGGCCCTGCCGGCCCTGCGGGAGCAGGGCACCAACCTGCACCACGGGCTGCTCCTGGCCGGCCGGTTCTTCCGCCAGCACCCGTCGATGCAGCCCGTCCTCCTGGTGGTGACCGACGGCGAACCCACCGCGCACCTGCTGGCCGACGGCGAGTCGTGGTTCGCGTATCCGCCGGACCCGGAGACCATCCGCGTCACGGTGGCCGAGCTGGACCGTCTGGGCCGTGCCGGGACGCAGGCCACGTTCTTCCGGCTGGGCGATGACCCGGGCCTGGAACGGTTCGTCCAGCGGATGGCCCGCCGGATCGACGGCCGCGTTGTTGCACCAGAGGCAGGGGATCTGGGAGCCGCCGTCGTCGGCGAGTACCTCCGGGCCCACTTCCGCGGCCGCCCCTACGACGACGCCGACTGGGCGCAATAG
- a CDS encoding YciI family protein translates to MQFLLSVIHDQPDLAPSDEMAAIDEFNDRLQADGHWVFAGGLGFPNTATVIDNRDGAAVVTDGPFVESKEYLAGFWIIEAPDLDVALKLAADGSKACNRKVEVRPFL, encoded by the coding sequence ATGCAGTTTTTGCTTTCCGTGATTCACGACCAGCCCGACCTCGCCCCGTCGGACGAGATGGCTGCCATCGACGAGTTCAACGATCGTCTCCAGGCCGACGGCCACTGGGTCTTCGCCGGCGGCCTCGGATTTCCCAACACGGCCACTGTCATCGACAACCGGGACGGGGCCGCGGTAGTCACCGACGGTCCCTTTGTGGAGTCGAAGGAGTACCTCGCCGGCTTCTGGATCATTGAGGCCCCGGACCTCGACGTGGCGCTCAAGCTCGCCGCCGACGGGTCGAAGGCCTGCAACCGGAAGGTCGAGGTACGGCCGTTCCTATGA
- a CDS encoding ABC transporter substrate-binding protein, whose amino-acid sequence MKNILKTTTSLLAAAALAVTAGACSAPKTITLVNKAESLSTTSELVVNGQTVADSELFAKAKAEGSINLYSGYVENSEKEVIKAFTQDTGIKVNLVRLVPNRLLERVLSEQGANKLGADVIRTSEYSSVSAMNKAGAFTPHKVPNFDQLDDTVKYDGGKFYRVFDPAFTFAYNTALVSEADAPKSWQDLLDPKWKGKIGTTQVGAGGSSASLVRFQLGALGEDYLKGYAAQQPRIFDSSGAQQESLSRGEIQVATAVVSSVNIAANNNAPVKFVVPTEGFALYDYFLGMTPTAQHPAAAQLFMNWNLSKRGASVFSQIGEYPADSTAPAPTVMDVQLPAMNTGLPHRGTPEDLALHGKEDQATWNRIFGYIG is encoded by the coding sequence ATGAAAAACATCCTCAAGACAACGACGTCGCTGCTGGCCGCCGCCGCACTAGCGGTAACCGCCGGCGCCTGCAGCGCCCCCAAGACCATCACCCTGGTCAACAAGGCCGAATCCCTCTCCACCACCTCTGAACTCGTGGTCAACGGCCAGACCGTGGCAGACAGCGAGCTGTTCGCAAAGGCCAAAGCCGAGGGGTCCATCAACCTCTACAGCGGCTACGTGGAAAACAGCGAGAAAGAAGTCATCAAAGCCTTCACCCAGGACACCGGTATCAAAGTGAACCTGGTCCGGCTGGTACCCAACCGTCTGCTGGAGCGCGTGCTCAGCGAACAGGGCGCCAACAAGCTGGGGGCCGACGTCATCCGAACCTCCGAGTACTCCTCGGTCTCAGCCATGAACAAAGCCGGCGCCTTCACGCCACACAAGGTGCCCAACTTCGACCAGTTGGACGACACAGTGAAGTACGACGGCGGGAAGTTCTACCGTGTCTTCGACCCGGCCTTCACTTTCGCCTACAACACGGCCCTGGTCAGCGAGGCCGACGCCCCAAAGTCCTGGCAGGACCTGCTGGATCCGAAATGGAAAGGAAAAATCGGCACGACCCAGGTCGGCGCCGGCGGCAGCTCAGCATCCCTGGTGCGCTTCCAACTCGGTGCCCTCGGCGAGGACTACCTCAAGGGGTATGCAGCTCAGCAGCCACGAATCTTCGATTCCTCCGGCGCACAGCAGGAAAGCCTGTCCCGCGGGGAAATCCAGGTAGCCACGGCCGTGGTCAGCAGCGTCAACATTGCAGCAAACAATAACGCGCCAGTGAAGTTCGTAGTCCCCACGGAAGGATTCGCGCTCTACGACTACTTCCTGGGCATGACCCCCACCGCCCAGCACCCAGCCGCAGCCCAGCTGTTCATGAACTGGAACCTCAGCAAACGAGGAGCCAGCGTCTTCTCCCAGATAGGCGAATACCCGGCTGACTCGACCGCCCCGGCTCCCACGGTGATGGACGTCCAGCTGCCGGCCATGAACACAGGGCTTCCCCATCGCGGAACTCCCGAGGATCTAGCCCTTCACGGAAAGGAAGACCAGGCCACCTGGAATCGGATCTTCGGCTACATCGGCTGA
- a CDS encoding RNA polymerase sigma factor produces MNGSDAGGAIIQAYREDWARLVAALTRRFGDLDLAEEAAAEAFAVAVERWPSDGVPANPGAWLTTTAKRKAIDRLRRENKRDSKHQEAELVFDDHPPEPFGAVDDDRLRLIFTCCHPALALQTRVALTLRMVGGLTVPEIARAFLVQESTMGQRITRAKAKIKAARIPYRVPSAEDLPGRVSGVLAVLYLIFNEGYLATGPGTEPVRSDLTAEAIRLTRLVRALMPVDGEVAGLLALMLLTEARRAARISASGELVTLDEQDRGTWDTALIAEGHRLVRERLASGMDPGPYQILAAINAVHTSARDIRDTDWSQVVALYDQLVNLDPSPIVALNRAIAVGELDGPEVALAAVDRLEHDLAGYHAYHATRAELLRRLGRSAESRLAYGQAIELAGNSAEAATLKRRLDQL; encoded by the coding sequence ATGAACGGGTCTGACGCCGGGGGAGCGATCATCCAGGCCTACCGCGAGGACTGGGCCCGGCTGGTCGCCGCCCTGACCCGCCGTTTCGGTGACCTCGACCTCGCAGAGGAGGCGGCGGCCGAGGCGTTCGCGGTTGCCGTTGAGCGGTGGCCGTCCGACGGCGTCCCCGCCAACCCCGGCGCCTGGCTGACCACCACGGCCAAGCGCAAGGCCATCGACCGGCTCCGGCGCGAGAACAAACGCGACAGCAAACACCAGGAGGCTGAGTTGGTGTTCGACGACCATCCGCCCGAGCCGTTCGGCGCCGTCGATGACGACCGGCTCCGGCTGATCTTCACGTGCTGCCACCCGGCCCTCGCGCTGCAGACCCGCGTAGCCCTGACTCTGCGCATGGTCGGCGGGCTGACCGTGCCGGAGATCGCTCGGGCCTTCCTGGTGCAGGAGAGCACCATGGGGCAGCGGATCACGCGTGCGAAGGCCAAGATCAAGGCTGCCCGCATCCCGTATCGGGTGCCGTCCGCGGAGGATCTGCCGGGACGAGTTTCCGGCGTGCTCGCCGTACTCTACCTGATCTTCAATGAGGGCTATCTGGCGACAGGCCCCGGCACCGAGCCCGTTCGCTCAGACCTGACCGCCGAGGCGATCCGGCTCACCCGACTGGTCCGCGCCCTCATGCCGGTCGACGGCGAGGTGGCCGGGCTGCTGGCCCTGATGCTCCTTACCGAGGCCCGTCGCGCCGCCCGGATCTCGGCAAGCGGCGAGCTCGTTACCCTTGACGAGCAGGACCGGGGAACCTGGGATACGGCCCTGATTGCCGAAGGCCATCGCCTGGTGCGTGAGCGTCTGGCTTCCGGGATGGATCCGGGTCCGTACCAGATCCTCGCCGCCATCAACGCCGTGCACACCTCTGCCCGCGACATCCGCGACACCGACTGGTCACAGGTCGTCGCGCTCTACGACCAGCTGGTCAACCTCGACCCGTCGCCGATAGTCGCGCTCAACCGGGCTATCGCGGTAGGCGAGCTTGACGGGCCGGAGGTGGCACTGGCCGCCGTCGACCGGCTCGAACACGACTTGGCCGGATATCATGCCTACCATGCCACCCGCGCCGAGCTGCTGCGGAGGTTGGGCCGCAGCGCGGAGTCGCGTTTGGCTTACGGCCAAGCCATTGAACTGGCGGGTAACTCCGCCGAGGCCGCCACCCTGAAACGCCGCCTCGACCAGTTGTAG